The region GCCCTGTCTCTGGTTCAGGAGCTTCAGGCCCAAGAAGGCTCTGAGAGCAAAGGTGTGAGGGAAGGACCTGCCTCGCAGAGAGGGTCTCCATGGGGTCCTGTTAAAAGGAACTGATTCAGCAGGTCAGATGGCAGTTATCCCTGGAGTCTgcctgaaaacaaagcaaacaaaacaaaacaaaaaaatcctcttTCCAGAGCAGGTGAAATGCTGGGGAAAACCAGGGAGGAGGTGGTATGCTCAGACCGGCCCTGGCAGGAGAAGATACCTCGGGTCTAGGCCCCCTAGATAGACCCGCTCATACTCCCTTTCCAAAATGGTGCAACTAATGATCAGTGTTCTTAGTGCTGGGTTTAATTTGGTGAGATTTTATTGTAGAAACATGATCCGTGGAGGCCTGAGGTGCAGACTCTCCCGTGCAGGACCCTGCAGCTGTGACTTGCGCCTCCACTAGTTCCCTGGGCCCCTGCTCTTAAAGGAAACTAGGTACTTGAACCCGAGCTGGACACAATGAACCCTTGCATTATTTCCCTATCGGATCCCCAGGGTTAAAGAGCAAGAGGGATGGTAGCCGCTGCAGGGAGACAGCCATAGGGCTGGGGAGCCCAGTCCGGAGAGGCAGCTCTTGGTTAGTCCCTTGCCGTACCTGCTGCCTCTCTGTGAGCAAAGCCAGGAACTCACCAGGCAAGCCAGGCTCCTGTGTCTGGCTGGGTACTCCTCTTTCTGGATGGTTTCCTGGCAGGACCCAAtgtagagggtagaaggggagactCGACTGGGGAGTACTTTCAGGCACCTGGACCAGGACCCCACACAAACCTCAACGGCTCTCCCGCCATCACTTATTCTCCAGGTCCGAAAGGGTCTTTTAGTTCTAGGCGAAGTGTCCCAGGGGCCAGCGACTCTGGAGCCCACCCTGCCCTGCTCCTGCTGGAGTCTCTGCGAGACTAAGACCAAGTGCCCCAGGCCCTGATTCAGTCTGCTCTAAACTGGCCGCGTCTTCCAGGGCGCACGGGCATCGCGCAGCGAGCGGTCGTGGGGCAGCGCAGCAAAGGCCGAGTGGCGCAGCTGGCAGCCGATGAAGAGGACGACGAGAGCCACGGATagcagcaggaggaagaagagcagcagGTAGGTGGacaggtcaggcttggtggccgaGCCGTCCCGAACTCCACGCGCGGTGGCCAGTTCCAAAGGCAAAGCACCCTCTGCCTTAACTGTGGCTCCGGGGGCCAGCGCGCCGCTTCCCGCTGCCTCCGGGCCGCTGGTGGCGTTGAACACGTCTCCGTACATGATCCGCGGGTCCCGCTGATCCTGGCGGGACCACCTTACTTCTGCTGCAGACCTGCGCTGCTCAGCGCCTCCATGGCGTTCCCCTCCTGCGCAACTGAGGAGAAATCGATGCCCTGCGGGCGGGAGGTCACCGAGACAActggggggtggggcggggcgtccagatgtgtagcccaggctaccccgGCACCTCAGGTGTTCCCTCTTCCGATTGTTGCTACCAGGACAGGGTCTTAAGCCCTTGGCCCATCTCGCGGTTTTTTCTGTCGCTCTTCAATTTGGATGAGCTCCGGAGCAGTCCTGGGCTGCAGCAGCTACTAAGAGTGCAGGTGAATGCAGCAGCAACTCTGTTGGGCTCTGCGCTCGGGGTGCTCTGGGATCCTCCGCTTCCCCAGTCCTGCAGCCTCGGATCCTTGTCCAGACTCCCGGTGTGTAGGAGCCTGTCCTAACGCGCTCccaccgctgctgctgctgctgctgctgctgctgcgctCCTGTCTGAGCTGGAGACTGAGCTCCTAGCGCCTTCTGTCCTGGGCGGGAGACAGGGAGGTGACAGGATTTGCAGCACTGCCTTGAGAGAGGTTGCAAGCCAATGGATGTCCTAGGATTAGAAAGGAGGCAGCACTGTGCCTGCCTCCTCATCACTCACCGAAGAGGACactgaggaggggagagggagagagaggagccGGAACAAGGAAGGCTGGGAAGGGAGTGGGGTTTTAATTACTCTTCCCAGTTGCTTCTCCAAGCCTCACACCTGAGATTGAACGAGCTGGAATTTGAACCCGAGCCATTGCACAGTGGTTCGGGCAGCTGATGTTCATGGCTAACCACAGGTTGGATACAGGGTAATAGGCTTCAGGGTTTAGGTCTAACACTGCGACCTGTCACAGCAGTGTGGCACCTCTGCCTGGAAGGATGTCACTTGCCAAGCTTGCACACCGGGGTTGTGGTACAAGGGAGCCTGGGCTCAGTCCCTAGCTACCTTTTGAGGGGTGGGGCACAACTGATTTCTGACCAGCCACAGGCCATCAGGCAGAGCACTCAAGGGGTGAGCTGATTactttttgtcaatttgacacaaactagagttatctgggaaccCCAAGAAGGAAACTGActgagggcgggggggggggcgcattTTCTTGAATAAAGACAATGTGGGGGGTGTgctgtgccatccctgggcaggtggtccaggTCCATGAGAAAGccggctgagcaagctatgggaagcaagctagtaagcactattcctccatggcttcagtTTCCGttctgccctgacctccctcagTGATAAACTGTGACCAGGAAGTAAGCCAAAAGAGACCCTTTCTTTCTCTGGGCAGGTCTTTCTTGGTCAGAGAAGCAAACTAGAATGAGGGCGGCCTGAGTCAGAGACCAAGTGCCACCAAGTGTCaccaaatgcccccccccccccccccccgtccccttCTACCTTGCCTCTTTACTTATCCCCGCCCCCCAGGTTGTAGCCCGTTTGCATAGAGCCCCAGTGACTGGCTGCCCGTTGCTTAGGCTGGGCACACCTGAGCAAAATGGGACTGAGGAGAGGTGATTCACACGGGACCTGTGGGTGCTCAGGGTTCCACGTGAGTCGGTCCCTTGCTCAACAACCCTTGTCTGCTCTGCTGTCCATAAAGAGGCAAAAAGAGAGCATGAGCTGACCACTGTCTACTCAGATCAATAGTCCTGGAAAAGGCTTGGTGGCCACACCATAAGTGGGAAATCagtgggaatgggggtggggtgggggccccAAGTCTTGCCTTCATGCGTGAGGAGAACACCCAGTTGCCACGCTCAGCAGGCGTGGGCTGCAAGGCCGGAGCCAGGTGCTGCAGGTGAGAGACACAGGACCAGAGTAGACAGTGGCCTCAGATGTGCAGGGGCAGATGCTTCTTCTGGTTTCACATTCTAGACGTCTCTCTCACTCCTCACCCTACTGTCGGCTCTACCTCCCCCACTGTGGGAGAACATTACCCAAATAGCCATGTTCATGTCTGTGTCCCTCCgtgcctttctcctccccacaTGGAGAAGTAAGAGCCTCAGGAAAGCCTGGGCTGCCAGCTGAATGAGCCAATGGAAAGAGGAGCTagctcttcccctctcccaccacaCACTGGGCGCAGCCACAGGTAGTACTGCAAGGGCGGCCACGGCACagcaggtcagaggtcatcccCACAAGCCCAACTCTCCATGTCATGGAGATACCCCTTCACCCTGTCTTACATGAATGGTGGCCCCGAGTGCTGAATTGAACAACACATAGAGGATTCTGGGGAGACTCCCTGGGCCAGGAGGGGCCATGTAGAAGTTAGGGAACAGCAGGATTCAGCACTGCCCACACCTGCTGGGTTGCCACCCTTGACAGCCTCCTTCCTGGCAAGCAGCCTATGTGCTTAAAGGACACAGCTCCCTGGGCCTCTACGTTTGGCAACTGTTTAGACCAACAACTCACTTTTTAGATGGGAAAGCTGGCTCGGAGAGGTGCCAGGATTTATCTTCGTCAGCCCCGGACACTGTAACTGGCCCAGGGCTGCAGCAGCAGGGGCAGGTGTTGCTTGCTCTGTAGGCCTGACCTGTTCTGTACTGTACTTGCATGGGAGGTGAAGTCCTACAGACATGCCAAGCCAGAACAGGCCTCCTTGGCACCTTACCCACGCAGTGGTCAGCCTCGGGGCTGGATGGAGGTTTGCTTCTGGGTTCTTGTGTGGCTTGAATGAAAGACCCAGGTGGTTAGGTTTGGGGCTTGGTCTGGAACTCTCTCCCGAGCACTGAGTGGGAAGTGGTAAGGCTGACTTTGCCCATTTCTACTAAGTACCAGCCTGGCTAGATAAGTGCCCAGGCAGTGGGCTTCCTACAGCTATGTGGGCAGCTCAGGTGGGAGGTCCTAAGTGGCATCCTGGGCAGGACAGTGTCTTTGGGCTGTAAAGGAAGGCTGGGTAGCAGACAGATGGCTGGTCCGTCTCCGGTTGTGTCTCTAGGATGTGGCTGTGGAACGTGGGTATATAAAGAAGGCTTGGTATGAAGAGAGGGTCCCTTCCTTGCAACATCGTAGGCTCATGGTGGGGGCAGAGCATCTCTGATGCTGGCCCAGGCCCTGACACCACTTGCTCCTCCTGTCTGTGCTGCACAAGCCCTCCCACCTGGCACTGGAGGAGCTGGACCACCAAGGCCATGCAGATGACGTCACTGAGCTGTTCTCATGGCAGAGCGGTTTTGGTAGCTGCTGTTCACGCCTCTATCCACAAACTGAGCACAAATGGCCTTCGGGGTTCATCTCGCACACTGCAGCCTGTGACAGCACACTGTTGTACCTCTGTGCCCCCCAGGCAAGAGGGCGGGACCTAGGAAAGGGGTCACTTCCAAGGTCACCACACAACTGGGTTGCAGGATGAGGGAGCCTCGAATGCCACAGCCTGGGAGTGTTCACCCAGTCTATAAAGCCGCGTGTTATCAAGCTGCCTTTTCTCTTGACAAAGTTGGAGGGGTACCGTGCCCCTTTGGTGGAGTCCTCTGGTATTGATGAGGAAGTCACAGTTTACTTTCTGAAAGATAGAGCCCCGAGAGGGTTGATCATGTTCCCTGCACATCCCCTGGCAGGCAATTGAGCAAGCCTGTCCCTGAGTAAATGCACAGATAGAGTTTGCGCAGTTTTTTATGCAAGCCAGAGTGACCTTCCATTAAGGGTGCTTTGTGGACGCACTcatttaagtctttgaaagattataaAAGGGGGCTCCGAGGCCGCCTTTGACTGGCAGAGGTCACAGGGCTGTGCGCTCACAAGGACCTCTCTCCCATTCCGTACTTACTGAGTGGTATGTGTGCCCCTCCTGATGCCTGTCTGCAGAACCCCAAGGGAGGCGAGGTCAGGACACCCTCCTGCCTTGACCACCATCTGGTAGCTGTTGAGTGAAAACTAGGGGGGTATTGATGTAGTGCCTGCACCACGGGATGGCTCGTGAGCCAGGAAAGAGGCTGTaggtttaaatacacacacacagacagagacacgggtcattcttgaaacaagaatgccagcTATATTGTGtgccagggaagcttatataggtagggatccttaactgatagccacgccccagctcttgggatttccagctgtaaaacccaccaggAACCACttctctgccatcaggaactcatgagggtctcgtgctcagagcagctgcaggcacaggaaaacttGTTTACTCTgctcactccagcaggcaaagggtctgaggcaggcaaagaaagtcaagggacCAGAGATCTGCAGCCTCCAACACACTGAGCCCCAGGATTTCATAAACTTTGCTAAAACTGGTATGGTGAGTGGTGAagccatttctgtttcttctaaatGTTTGGGGAATCACTGTGAAACCACGAATGTCAAACAGACTGGGGGTGAAGAGacttcctgtgtatgtgtgtgtgtgggggggtggtgggTGGGCTCATAGTTCCCCTCTGAGTGATGAAGATACATGCTTGCAGAACATATTTTTGGTTTGAGgattggttatttatttatttatttatttatttatttatttatttatttattttggagacaggttctctatgagtagccttggctgtctggaactcgctctgtagactaggctggcctcacactcagatccacctgcctctgcctcccgagtgctgggattaaaggcatgtaccaccaccactgccgggctatttttttattttttttaactgcctTTGCTCCAGCATCTGAGTCAACCTGAGGACAAAGAGGAGGTGCCATGTTTCCAGCATAATATCCCCCTTCTGTGGGACCCCTTTCACATCCCATGCCCGTTCTCCCAGCCTGCTGCCTAGTCTCATTAGGAAAACTGCTTCATTTTGGAGTCTTGGGGGGAATTTGTTGTTTATTTCCTAAAATGACCATTCTAAGTGGCAGCTAGGTCATCAGCCTGTACAGTTGTCGAGATTGTAAAACAATAGCTAACTATTGGCAGCATGATGATTTGGTTCCTCTCGGGGGCAGCTTCAACAAGGCTGAAGTAACTGCAGAGTGAtgtttctttttccatctcttgATTTCTCTTGATTATGAAGAGAAGAAACTCCGATGTGATGCTGTTTGTGGGGACCTCTGAGAAGCTTGGGGGCCCTATGATGAATGGGCTGTGTAGGTCCAAGAAGCCACCAGACTCTAGAAAGGAGGGCCCGAGAGGAACCGTTTATGACTAAAATGCCATCAGACAGGCCTGTGAGGAGTTCCCAAGTGAACATGGCCCCCCTGGAGTCTCTTGTGGGGCAGGATGTAGGACATGGTGGCAGTTTTGAGCTTGTTGATTCATTCATCGGAAGGCTATCGTTCTGTTGCTCAGGCTTGGAGCTGGTGACCCTCTGTGGCCTGTTGAGTTCTGGGAGAAGAAACAGTTGGCAGGGGCTCACTTTTCCTCAGAGATCTCTCTCAACCCTGGTCCCAGCCACAGCCTTCCTGTCTGCCCTTTTGCCCTTGCTGGTGTCTGAACCACGGTGAGCGCCCCCTTGTGGCCAATGcttcacccattttttttttttctttatgttttgtgttttatttttgctcaAGCTATGGTCTCACACCGCAGCCA is a window of Chionomys nivalis chromosome 13, mChiNiv1.1, whole genome shotgun sequence DNA encoding:
- the Smim32 gene encoding small integral membrane protein 32, which encodes MYGDVFNATSGPEAAGSGALAPGATVKAEGALPLELATARGVRDGSATKPDLSTYLLLFFLLLLSVALVVLFIGCQLRHSAFAALPHDRSLRDARAPWKTRPV